The following are encoded in a window of Cryobacterium sp. CG_9.6 genomic DNA:
- a CDS encoding adenine phosphoribosyltransferase codes for MNTPAATHVHTLLASYPDFPQPGILFQDLNPVFANAAAFRSIIDELTGQYLGHFDAVAGIEARGFLLAAAVGYAANVPVLAVRKGGKLPGSVLAEEYDLEYGSARLELEIGQLQPGARVLVVDDVLATGGTIAATARLIERAGYSLSGVGVVLELTDLAGRSRLGESAVHAIISL; via the coding sequence GTGAATACACCCGCTGCCACCCACGTGCACACCCTTTTAGCGTCCTATCCCGATTTTCCCCAGCCCGGGATTCTGTTTCAGGACCTCAACCCGGTTTTCGCGAACGCAGCAGCGTTCCGCTCCATCATCGACGAACTCACGGGCCAGTATCTGGGGCACTTTGATGCGGTGGCTGGAATCGAAGCACGCGGCTTTCTGCTCGCCGCTGCCGTGGGCTACGCCGCCAACGTTCCCGTGCTCGCCGTGCGCAAGGGCGGCAAGCTCCCCGGCAGCGTGCTCGCCGAGGAATATGACCTGGAGTACGGCTCCGCGCGACTTGAGCTGGAGATCGGGCAGCTGCAACCGGGCGCCCGGGTTCTCGTTGTGGACGACGTGCTTGCTACCGGTGGAACCATTGCGGCCACGGCCCGCCTGATCGAACGCGCGGGGTATTCCCTCTCCGGCGTGGGTGTTGTTCTGGAGCTCACCGACCTTGCGGGTCGGAGCCGTCTGGGTGAGTCCGCGGTGCACGCCATCATCTCCCTCTAG
- a CDS encoding RNA-binding S4 domain-containing protein has protein sequence MEPLLTARVDSWAWGVRLFKTRSMATAACRAGHVRVNGEKAKAAQSLHIGDEVRVRSDGFDRILMVSRLIVKRVGATVAADCYVDQTPPPPPREEVALVPMRDRGAGRPTKRERRDIEELRGY, from the coding sequence ATGGAGCCCCTACTCACCGCCCGCGTCGACAGCTGGGCCTGGGGGGTGCGTCTCTTCAAGACCCGCTCCATGGCCACAGCGGCCTGCCGCGCCGGCCATGTGCGGGTGAATGGGGAGAAGGCCAAGGCCGCTCAATCGCTGCACATTGGCGATGAGGTGCGGGTGCGCAGCGATGGCTTTGATCGAATTCTCATGGTGTCGCGCCTCATTGTGAAGAGGGTGGGTGCCACGGTGGCTGCTGACTGTTATGTGGACCAGACACCACCCCCGCCGCCACGGGAAGAAGTTGCCCTCGTGCCCATGCGCGACCGCGGGGCCGGTCGTCCCACCAAGCGGGAGCGTCGAGACATCGAGGAGCTTCGCGGCTACTAG
- a CDS encoding lipase maturation factor family protein: MDWFAAGDYEISRQILERGVAACFLIAFISAINQFPALLGERGLLPVPRFVASVPFRRAPSIFHWHYTDFMLLTVCWLGVVFSSALIIGIPQQAPLWASMAVFLFLWVCYLSIVNVGQVFYSFGWESLLLEVGFVVAFLGSSSVAPPITIIIFLRWVLFRVEFGAGLIKIRGGVEWRNLTALDYHHETQPLPNRLSWRAHHLPRWFHRMEVLGNHGAQLVIPFFLFAPQPIASIAAAIIIFTQLWLALTGNFAWLNFLTIVLAFSAINDATYAALLGIYPVSTPREAPVWFVSIVLLATVLLVVLSWPPLRNLFSRGQLMNANFNPFHLVNAYGAFGTVTRVRYEVIVEGNNDFAPGPQALWLEYGFRGKPGDPRRRPRQVAPYHLRLDWLMWFLALGARDIRWFEVFLVRLLQGDRPTLRLLSHNPFAEHPPRWVRARLCTYRYSTPAEKRATGAWWVRTDIAVLVQPVAYQGQTHAT; encoded by the coding sequence ATGGACTGGTTCGCAGCAGGAGATTATGAAATCTCGCGCCAGATTCTGGAACGTGGAGTCGCTGCGTGCTTCTTGATCGCCTTTATTTCGGCCATCAACCAGTTCCCGGCTCTGCTCGGCGAACGCGGCCTACTTCCCGTGCCCCGATTCGTTGCCAGCGTGCCGTTTCGCCGCGCCCCCAGCATCTTTCACTGGCATTACACCGATTTCATGCTACTCACCGTGTGCTGGCTGGGCGTCGTGTTCTCCTCAGCCCTCATCATCGGCATTCCCCAGCAGGCACCCCTGTGGGCGTCCATGGCCGTCTTCCTTTTTCTCTGGGTGTGTTACCTGTCGATCGTGAACGTGGGACAGGTGTTTTACTCCTTCGGTTGGGAAAGCCTGCTACTTGAGGTGGGTTTTGTCGTTGCCTTCCTCGGATCGTCCAGCGTTGCACCGCCCATCACCATCATCATCTTCCTGCGCTGGGTGCTCTTCCGCGTTGAATTCGGAGCGGGATTGATCAAGATTCGCGGCGGGGTGGAGTGGCGCAACCTCACCGCGCTCGACTATCACCACGAAACCCAGCCACTGCCCAATCGCCTCAGCTGGCGAGCACACCATTTGCCGCGCTGGTTCCACCGCATGGAGGTTCTCGGTAACCACGGCGCGCAGCTCGTGATTCCGTTCTTTCTCTTCGCGCCGCAACCGATCGCATCCATTGCGGCGGCAATCATCATCTTCACTCAGCTCTGGCTCGCGCTCACCGGTAACTTTGCCTGGCTCAATTTCCTCACCATCGTGCTGGCATTCTCTGCCATCAACGATGCCACCTATGCGGCGCTTCTGGGAATCTATCCGGTGTCCACCCCGCGCGAGGCACCGGTCTGGTTCGTGTCCATCGTGCTGCTGGCAACCGTGCTGCTCGTCGTTCTCAGCTGGCCACCGCTGCGTAACCTTTTCTCCCGCGGTCAGCTGATGAATGCCAACTTCAATCCGTTCCATCTCGTGAATGCCTACGGCGCTTTCGGTACCGTCACCCGGGTGCGCTACGAGGTGATCGTGGAGGGCAACAACGACTTCGCGCCGGGTCCGCAGGCACTCTGGCTTGAGTACGGTTTTCGCGGCAAACCGGGCGATCCTCGTCGACGGCCCCGCCAAGTGGCGCCGTACCATCTGCGCCTCGACTGGCTGATGTGGTTCCTTGCTCTCGGCGCTCGGGACATCCGCTGGTTTGAAGTGTTTCTGGTGCGTTTGCTCCAAGGGGATCGCCCCACCCTGCGGCTTCTTAGCCACAACCCGTTTGCTGAGCATCCACCTCGCTGGGTGCGCGCGCGGCTCTGCACCTATCGCTACTCCACACCCGCTGAGAAGCGCGCCACCGGCGCGTGGTGGGTGCGCACAGACATAGCCGTCCTCGTGCAGCCCGTGGCGTACCAGGGACAGACGCACGCCACCTGA
- the csrA gene encoding carbon storage regulator CsrA has product MLVLTRKPGEKILIGDDIVITVLDARGDSVRIGIDAPKGVKIQRDEVLRAVIEANLAATQADADAEDRIKRNLGLLGLRLTPTPVSPTPTPASAVSEETVPAVTSMERNPLK; this is encoded by the coding sequence ATGCTGGTTCTGACACGCAAACCGGGGGAGAAGATCCTCATCGGTGACGACATCGTCATCACCGTTCTCGACGCGCGTGGAGACAGCGTACGCATTGGTATTGATGCCCCCAAGGGCGTCAAAATTCAGCGCGACGAGGTGCTGCGCGCCGTCATTGAGGCCAACCTGGCGGCCACCCAAGCGGATGCTGACGCCGAGGACCGCATTAAGCGCAACCTCGGCCTGCTGGGGTTGCGTCTGACCCCGACACCCGTGAGCCCGACGCCGACCCCGGCGTCGGCGGTGTCGGAGGAGACCGTTCCCGCGGTAACCTCTATGGAGCGCAACCCATTGAAGTAG
- a CDS encoding flagellar biosynthesis protein FlhA, whose translation MNRNLIKLAVPIGVVGIILLLVVPVPAPLLDILIIVNIMLGLVTLLTTMFVKKPLDFSVFPSLLLVATLFRLGLNVASTRLVLGDGYAGQVIEAFGHVAVGGSIIIGAVIFLILVVIQFVVVTKGAERVAEVGARFTLDAMPGKQMAIDADLNAGQITDAQARDRRAEVSAEADFYGAMDGASKFVKGDAIAGIIIIIINLVGGIAIGMLSKGLSISEALNTYALLTIGDGLVTQIPALLMAVSTGMIVTRSNAETDIGSTASAQLGQSRYALTIAGSAAILMALIPGMPVLPFIAVGGVLIVIGQRIKAGEATKKLAADASVAAEKTAPRSDTPEDLIEQMRVHALEIMLAPDLVDMVSGASDDLLARVRGLRRKIAMDLGVVVPPVRTRDSVDLPASTYSIRIAGVEYGRGLAPSGKVLALGEALDSLPGVVTVEPVFGLAGKWVPSELRHSAEMTGATVIDRVSVLITHLSSIISLNAARLLTREDVRVLTDGVKQVNPSAVDDLIPGLLSLAEVQRVLQGLLLEGIPINDLPRIYEALSLRAKVSNDPEGLIEAARQALGPALTVQYLDGNLLRVIMIEPTLEQSMLEGMRPSEHGTQILMDAAKVETVLSSVRASVATVESHGLSAVLVCAPALRPAIRRLVSTQSGGLPVLSYQEVTSANVTIETVGVVRGTESLSA comes from the coding sequence GTGAATCGCAATCTCATCAAGCTTGCCGTGCCCATCGGAGTGGTGGGCATCATCCTGCTGCTCGTGGTGCCGGTGCCGGCACCCCTGCTCGACATTCTGATCATCGTGAACATCATGCTCGGCCTCGTGACGCTGCTCACGACCATGTTCGTGAAGAAGCCCCTCGACTTCTCGGTGTTTCCCTCGCTTCTTCTCGTGGCCACCCTGTTTCGGCTGGGCCTCAACGTGGCATCCACTCGCCTTGTTCTCGGTGATGGATACGCGGGCCAGGTGATTGAAGCCTTCGGTCATGTGGCCGTGGGCGGATCGATCATTATCGGTGCGGTCATCTTTCTGATTCTCGTGGTGATCCAGTTCGTGGTGGTCACCAAGGGTGCCGAGCGGGTAGCCGAGGTGGGCGCCCGCTTCACCCTCGATGCCATGCCGGGTAAGCAGATGGCGATCGACGCCGACCTGAACGCCGGCCAGATTACCGATGCCCAGGCCCGGGACCGTCGAGCGGAGGTGTCAGCCGAAGCCGACTTCTACGGCGCCATGGATGGAGCATCGAAGTTCGTCAAGGGTGACGCGATTGCCGGAATCATCATCATCATCATCAACCTCGTTGGTGGGATCGCCATCGGCATGCTGTCCAAGGGACTGTCGATCAGCGAGGCACTGAACACCTACGCGCTGCTCACCATCGGTGATGGCCTCGTAACGCAGATTCCCGCACTGCTCATGGCGGTCTCCACCGGCATGATCGTCACCCGGTCCAATGCCGAAACCGACATCGGCTCCACGGCATCGGCTCAGCTCGGCCAGTCCCGCTACGCGCTCACCATTGCCGGCTCGGCAGCCATTCTCATGGCTCTCATTCCCGGTATGCCCGTGTTGCCGTTCATCGCGGTGGGCGGAGTACTCATCGTGATCGGGCAACGCATCAAAGCGGGGGAGGCAACTAAAAAGTTGGCAGCGGATGCCTCCGTGGCAGCCGAGAAGACCGCCCCGCGCTCGGACACCCCCGAGGACCTGATCGAGCAGATGCGCGTTCATGCCCTCGAGATCATGCTCGCCCCCGACCTCGTGGACATGGTGTCGGGAGCCTCGGACGACCTGCTCGCCCGAGTGCGCGGCCTCCGGCGCAAAATCGCCATGGACCTGGGCGTCGTGGTCCCGCCGGTACGCACCCGCGACAGCGTGGATCTCCCGGCCTCGACCTACTCCATTCGGATAGCCGGAGTGGAATATGGGCGCGGCTTGGCACCGTCGGGCAAGGTTCTGGCTCTCGGTGAGGCGCTCGACTCCCTCCCCGGTGTGGTCACCGTGGAACCTGTATTCGGTCTGGCCGGCAAGTGGGTTCCGAGCGAGCTGCGGCACAGCGCTGAGATGACCGGTGCCACCGTTATCGACCGGGTCTCCGTGCTCATTACCCACCTGTCCTCGATCATCTCCCTGAACGCGGCCCGGCTCCTTACTCGGGAAGACGTGCGGGTACTCACCGATGGTGTGAAGCAGGTGAATCCCTCGGCTGTGGACGACCTGATCCCCGGGCTGCTCTCCCTCGCCGAGGTGCAGCGCGTGCTGCAGGGACTGCTCCTGGAGGGTATTCCGATCAACGACCTGCCCCGCATTTATGAGGCACTTTCGCTGCGCGCAAAGGTGAGCAACGACCCTGAAGGACTCATCGAGGCGGCACGCCAAGCGCTCGGCCCGGCGCTGACGGTGCAGTACCTCGACGGAAACCTGCTGCGCGTCATCATGATCGAACCCACTCTGGAGCAGTCGATGCTGGAGGGTATGCGACCGTCCGAGCACGGCACCCAAATTCTGATGGACGCAGCCAAGGTGGAGACGGTACTCTCAAGCGTTCGGGCATCCGTTGCCACCGTCGAATCCCATGGGCTGAGCGCGGTTCTGGTGTGTGCCCCTGCACTGCGCCCAGCCATTCGCCGACTTGTGTCGACACAATCCGGTGGGCTTCCCGTTTTGAGCTACCAGGAAGTGACGTCAGCGAACGTGACCATCGAGACGGTTGGAGTGGTTCGTGGAACCGAGTCGCTTTCTGCTTAG